Proteins from one Armatimonadota bacterium genomic window:
- the ccsA gene encoding cytochrome c biogenesis protein CcsA, with amino-acid sequence MTRPSRGVWAHICSSLPPLDEIDRNIYRTIAFGFPLLTMVIITGAVWAQYVWQRWWSWDPKETASLVTWLIYAAYLHGRKQRNWGGAASAGFAVIGLAAVLFTYAGVNYLQSLHSYGLAHASPEGRLLGGFSGVSTAEALLTTAAFVLFLVAFALSAGNLARGVAGSSKAAQVAAFAGLLALSAVLVMRMVDAGRITFTSGYDFSLWFVWGIVLCALVASLRGQGLALTAGLPLALLIAMYGYLYFPHKGHTALPPALQNKLWLHIHVSLAIFAYGALALAAGWGILYWIRQAAERRVGEAHVAETDSRNTTDG; translated from the coding sequence ATGACGCGACCTTCTCGGGGCGTGTGGGCGCACATCTGCAGCAGCCTGCCGCCGCTTGATGAAATCGACCGCAACATCTACCGCACCATCGCCTTTGGATTCCCGCTCCTGACAATGGTCATCATCACCGGGGCAGTGTGGGCACAGTATGTTTGGCAGCGCTGGTGGAGCTGGGACCCGAAAGAGACCGCGTCACTGGTCACATGGCTCATTTACGCGGCATATCTGCACGGACGCAAGCAGAGGAACTGGGGCGGCGCTGCTTCGGCCGGGTTCGCGGTTATAGGGCTGGCAGCGGTCCTGTTCACGTATGCCGGTGTGAACTACCTGCAGAGCCTTCACTCCTACGGCTTAGCCCACGCATCGCCCGAAGGACGGCTACTGGGCGGCTTTTCGGGCGTCAGTACGGCGGAGGCACTGCTAACCACTGCCGCATTCGTGCTGTTCCTGGTGGCCTTTGCGCTGTCTGCCGGGAACCTTGCGCGCGGCGTGGCGGGGTCGAGCAAGGCGGCCCAGGTGGCGGCTTTCGCCGGTCTGCTGGCACTTTCGGCAGTGCTGGTAATGCGCATGGTGGACGCGGGGCGCATCACCTTCACCAGCGGCTACGACTTCTCGCTCTGGTTCGTGTGGGGGATCGTGCTGTGTGCGCTGGTTGCGTCACTCCGGGGTCAGGGTCTGGCGCTCACAGCCGGCCTTCCGCTCGCACTGCTGATTGCCATGTACGGATATCTGTACTTCCCGCACAAGGGCCATACTGCCCTGCCGCCGGCCCTTCAGAACAAACTGTGGCTGCATATCCACGTTTCCCTGGCAATCTTCGCCTACGGAGCGCTTGCACTGGCGGCAGGATGGGGGATACTGTACTGGATTCGACAGGCGGCCGAGCGCCGAGTGGGGGAAGCGCACGTCGCTGAGACCGATTCACGCAACACCACAGACGGGTGA
- a CDS encoding cell surface protein codes for MLHAMRRAGIPSGARARYFALGLVAVMLVAGVALIGRPASTQAGPTYHSPLYMALSPDQQTLYVTDHTADGLCVLSAKDGSLVRTVSIPAPTGVAVSPDGATIYVASSLQDRVYEVDAADGRIRGSLGVGRYPVGLAVSPDGATLYCCNQFTDDVSVIDTANMAETRRLKAIREPRFVAIAAAGDRLVVTNQLPLGSNLDDSLAAEATVIDLPGGDTTAVKLSLGATDVGQVCCSPDGRFAYIPHVLARWLVPPTQLDRGWIATNALTIIDLQEKKRVNTVLLDDLDRGAANPQGITISPDGARLYVTHAGTHEIQVIDRAKLHKLVDEWPADALTELENDLTAVYRAGVRIRVPCGGVGPRSAAATSDAVFAANYYSGDITRLPADGKGKPTMIALGNQPEMDSVRRGEMLFNDARICFQGWQSCATCHPEGRADGLAWDLLNDGIGNPKNAKSLLLSGPTPPVMAHGVRGSMEIAVGTGLKYILFHVPTNNEIPDIAAYIDSMKPERSPHRNPDGTLSEAAQRGKAIFEREDVQCAKCHPAPLYTDLQTYDVGTRGPYDRRDDFDTPTLVEMFRSAPYLHDGSAVTMMDVLTTYNKNDKHGVTSHLSQQELNDLVEYLLSL; via the coding sequence ATGCTCCACGCCATGCGTCGTGCCGGTATTCCGTCGGGTGCGCGCGCTCGCTACTTCGCCCTGGGGTTGGTGGCGGTCATGCTGGTCGCTGGCGTCGCGCTCATCGGGCGGCCTGCAAGCACACAGGCAGGGCCCACTTACCATTCCCCCTTGTACATGGCCCTTTCGCCTGATCAGCAGACGCTCTACGTGACCGACCATACTGCCGATGGCCTGTGTGTCCTGTCCGCTAAGGATGGGTCGCTGGTCCGCACGGTGTCGATCCCGGCGCCGACAGGCGTCGCGGTCTCTCCCGATGGCGCAACGATTTATGTGGCGAGTTCGTTGCAGGACCGCGTCTATGAAGTCGATGCCGCGGATGGCCGCATCCGTGGATCCCTCGGCGTGGGCCGATACCCGGTCGGCCTTGCGGTATCCCCGGATGGCGCCACGTTGTACTGCTGCAATCAGTTCACCGATGATGTCTCCGTGATCGACACAGCCAATATGGCCGAAACGCGGCGTCTCAAAGCGATCCGCGAGCCCCGTTTCGTGGCGATCGCCGCCGCTGGTGACCGGCTGGTGGTTACGAACCAGCTTCCTCTGGGCTCCAACCTCGATGACTCCCTGGCGGCCGAGGCCACGGTAATCGACTTGCCCGGCGGTGATACCACGGCCGTCAAGCTCTCTCTGGGTGCGACCGATGTTGGGCAGGTCTGCTGTTCGCCCGACGGACGCTTCGCTTATATTCCCCACGTCCTGGCGCGCTGGCTCGTGCCACCGACACAGCTTGATCGGGGCTGGATCGCTACGAATGCACTGACGATCATCGACCTGCAGGAGAAGAAGCGGGTCAATACCGTGCTTCTGGATGATCTCGACCGCGGGGCTGCCAACCCGCAGGGCATCACGATCTCTCCGGACGGCGCGCGGCTGTACGTCACCCACGCAGGCACCCATGAGATACAGGTCATCGACCGGGCAAAGCTTCACAAACTGGTTGACGAGTGGCCGGCCGACGCGCTCACGGAGCTTGAGAATGACCTGACCGCCGTCTACCGGGCCGGTGTGCGCATCCGCGTGCCTTGTGGAGGCGTTGGCCCTCGCTCGGCTGCCGCCACGTCGGACGCGGTTTTCGCTGCGAATTACTACAGCGGCGATATTACCCGGCTGCCCGCTGATGGCAAGGGCAAGCCGACGATGATTGCGCTGGGAAACCAGCCGGAGATGGACTCCGTACGGCGCGGCGAAATGCTGTTCAACGACGCCCGCATATGCTTCCAGGGATGGCAATCCTGCGCAACCTGCCACCCCGAGGGACGCGCGGACGGGCTGGCGTGGGACCTGCTCAATGATGGGATCGGTAATCCGAAGAACGCCAAGTCGCTGCTTCTTTCGGGCCCGACGCCTCCGGTCATGGCCCACGGCGTTCGGGGTAGCATGGAGATCGCGGTCGGGACCGGGCTCAAGTACATTCTCTTCCACGTCCCAACCAATAACGAGATCCCGGACATCGCCGCGTACATCGATTCCATGAAACCCGAACGGAGCCCGCACCGGAATCCCGACGGCACGCTGTCGGAGGCGGCCCAGCGCGGCAAGGCCATCTTTGAACGTGAGGACGTTCAGTGCGCCAAGTGCCACCCGGCGCCGCTGTATACCGACCTGCAGACATACGATGTGGGTACCCGCGGGCCATACGACCGCCGCGACGATTTCGACACTCCCACCCTCGTCGAGATGTTCCGCAGTGCGCCGTATCTGCATGACGGCAGCGCGGTGACCATGATGGACGTCCTGACAACGTACAACAAGAACGACAAGCACGGCGTCACCTCGCACCTGTCGCAGCAGGAACTGAACGACCTGGTGGAATACCTGCTGTCCCTGTAG
- a CDS encoding discoidin domain-containing protein — MKRLRSALISIIAAVLLPTQLSPVLAYEYVRCDTARETWLASLKAEGSGLEFGRWYYIGPFDSPDGKGFDAVYPPEKAIDLQASYEGKGGRTVRWQPGTRFRDGQENSLRIFGDDDWIAVYLYRTITVPEAQELPILLGSDDSIVVWLNGEKLLAHNIGRACTLGDERLTLKLRKGENHLLLKICNGAGPSGFAFAVDQGPDTLIQRIARDFPLEINDLLLELDWIRQARQKKPTPGASVSVDDDAPGAVDGVKDGGTGFHTQLEEKPWWQVDLGKEYVLDRALLYNREDAGSRNNVLMMLLSSDGYNWRQVWQNQGVLFHGALDGKPMEVPLQGQKARYVRLQLPGRSYLHLDEVEVYAADKPDLNIALDQPATQSSSSPWSTYTPPKRMGAGADNALFRAATADALELARKTLEFVSAARPLPDLAERLKGLEARIAEAKPGTDWQSLYLDVRKLRREMILSHPLLDFSDLLITKRPPPLYSHMVDQYEGRHSRPGDGIVLLKSWRSQPLAVPLLADKLPVGSVLHPDLSYDGRRVVFSFCDHTVQDRNARQFFLYELDLVSGVVRQLTGVPGVDPLQGWMGRTTVLIEDFDPCYLPDGGIAFVSTRNQGFGRCHGGRYTPSYVLYRCDANGGNITRLSYGEANEWDPAVLPSGLIIYTRWDYINRHDTVLQSLWTTRPDGTAVAHYYGNSTRNPCMIAEAKPIPGTDLVAATAMAHHSYTAGSIIAIDRRLGEDGLDAVRRITPDASFPETEGWPIGSYSQPWPLSEDLYLAAYSPDRLVSQGNVQATEAYGIYLVDTLGGRELIYRDPRMSCFSPIPVRPRPVPPVLSSSLEPGRADGVFLIQNVYDSVEPLIPGTIKRLRVVRMIEQPTASVPERSWVSQEIVKGVVGTVPVEEDGSVAFRAPAQEPLLFQLLDENNMAVFSMRSQVYLQPGEVISCAGCHEPRGSLPYGGRRLAPAEAKELQPTAGPRYAGGFSYARSVQPVLDRYCIRCHGLKRTAGNLDLLGTPKGQFSQSYEALVTRPGWVALAHRNEQTDISKIMDYGSHAGKLARFLLNEHHRKAPIDPDSFTRIAEWLDLNGQYYGDYSFTRPERRKPSEEGVAALREHVRSACNECHEGMSEQPLEALVNVAIPEESRVLMSPLAESEGGWEQCRGLTWLSREDANYALMKAKVLGATGPAE; from the coding sequence ATGAAAAGGCTGAGGTCCGCGCTGATCTCCATCATCGCCGCTGTGCTCCTGCCAACGCAACTCTCTCCGGTGCTGGCTTATGAATACGTACGGTGCGACACCGCGCGCGAGACCTGGCTAGCGTCGCTCAAAGCCGAGGGCAGTGGCCTGGAGTTCGGACGCTGGTACTACATCGGGCCCTTCGATTCCCCGGACGGTAAGGGGTTCGACGCCGTATATCCGCCCGAGAAAGCCATCGACCTCCAGGCCTCCTACGAGGGCAAGGGCGGCAGGACGGTGCGCTGGCAACCGGGCACGCGCTTCCGCGACGGCCAGGAGAACTCCCTGCGCATCTTCGGCGATGACGACTGGATCGCCGTCTACCTCTACCGCACGATCACGGTGCCCGAGGCACAGGAACTGCCGATCCTGCTGGGTAGTGATGATTCCATCGTGGTGTGGCTCAATGGAGAGAAGCTGCTGGCACACAATATTGGGCGCGCCTGCACACTGGGTGACGAGCGTCTCACTTTGAAGCTAAGGAAAGGCGAAAACCACCTGCTCCTCAAAATCTGCAATGGCGCTGGGCCATCCGGCTTCGCATTCGCCGTCGACCAGGGCCCGGACACCCTCATCCAGCGTATCGCCCGGGACTTTCCACTGGAGATCAACGACCTGCTGCTGGAACTTGACTGGATTCGCCAGGCGAGGCAAAAGAAGCCCACGCCAGGCGCATCGGTGTCCGTTGATGACGACGCACCGGGGGCTGTGGACGGCGTCAAGGACGGCGGCACCGGATTCCACACCCAGCTTGAGGAGAAGCCCTGGTGGCAAGTGGACCTAGGCAAGGAATATGTCCTTGACCGCGCGCTACTGTACAACCGCGAGGACGCCGGCTCGCGTAACAATGTACTGATGATGCTCCTGTCCAGCGATGGCTACAACTGGCGGCAGGTGTGGCAGAACCAGGGTGTGCTCTTCCACGGCGCGCTAGATGGCAAGCCCATGGAAGTGCCGCTTCAGGGCCAGAAGGCTCGTTACGTGCGGCTGCAATTGCCCGGTCGCAGCTACCTGCACCTGGACGAAGTCGAGGTCTACGCCGCCGATAAGCCCGACTTGAACATCGCCCTGGACCAGCCCGCGACCCAGAGTAGCTCCAGCCCCTGGTCAACGTACACACCCCCGAAGAGGATGGGCGCGGGAGCTGACAACGCGCTGTTCCGCGCCGCTACCGCCGACGCCCTCGAGCTCGCGCGCAAGACGCTGGAGTTCGTGTCTGCCGCAAGGCCCCTGCCAGACCTTGCGGAGCGACTGAAGGGTCTCGAGGCACGGATAGCGGAAGCGAAGCCTGGGACTGACTGGCAGTCGCTGTATCTCGACGTGCGCAAATTGCGGCGCGAGATGATCTTGTCCCATCCTTTGCTGGACTTCAGCGACCTGCTTATCACCAAGCGCCCGCCTCCCCTGTACAGCCACATGGTGGATCAGTATGAGGGCCGTCACAGCCGCCCGGGTGATGGTATTGTGCTCCTGAAGTCCTGGCGCTCGCAGCCCCTGGCAGTGCCGCTGCTCGCGGACAAGCTGCCGGTCGGCTCCGTCCTCCACCCGGACCTGTCATACGACGGTCGCCGTGTGGTGTTCAGCTTCTGTGATCACACCGTCCAGGACCGCAATGCGCGACAATTCTTCCTGTACGAGCTTGACCTTGTCTCGGGCGTGGTTCGACAACTCACCGGAGTGCCCGGCGTCGATCCGCTGCAAGGGTGGATGGGCCGCACCACCGTCCTCATTGAAGATTTCGACCCCTGCTACCTGCCGGATGGCGGGATCGCCTTTGTCTCCACCCGCAACCAGGGCTTCGGTCGCTGCCACGGAGGCCGCTACACCCCCTCCTATGTTCTCTACCGGTGTGACGCCAACGGGGGCAACATCACGCGTCTCAGCTATGGCGAAGCCAACGAGTGGGATCCGGCTGTCTTACCCAGCGGCCTGATCATCTACACCCGCTGGGACTACATCAACCGCCACGACACCGTACTGCAGAGTCTGTGGACCACCCGGCCTGATGGTACCGCAGTGGCCCATTACTATGGAAATTCCACGCGCAATCCGTGCATGATCGCCGAGGCCAAGCCGATCCCTGGGACCGATCTCGTCGCGGCCACGGCGATGGCCCACCATTCGTATACAGCCGGATCGATCATCGCCATTGACCGCCGCCTCGGCGAAGATGGGCTTGATGCTGTCCGGCGCATCACCCCTGACGCCAGTTTCCCCGAAACCGAAGGCTGGCCCATCGGCAGCTACAGCCAGCCCTGGCCGCTTTCCGAAGACCTGTATCTCGCAGCCTACAGCCCCGACCGGCTGGTTTCTCAGGGCAATGTGCAGGCGACTGAAGCCTATGGGATCTACCTCGTGGACACCCTCGGCGGCCGGGAGCTGATCTACCGGGACCCGAGGATGTCCTGCTTCTCCCCCATCCCGGTCCGGCCGCGGCCGGTGCCACCGGTGCTCTCGTCCTCACTGGAGCCGGGACGTGCTGACGGTGTTTTCCTGATCCAGAATGTCTACGACAGCGTAGAGCCGCTGATCCCGGGCACCATCAAGCGCCTGCGTGTGGTGCGCATGATAGAGCAGCCCACTGCTTCCGTCCCGGAGCGCAGCTGGGTGAGCCAGGAGATAGTCAAGGGTGTAGTGGGGACCGTTCCGGTCGAAGAGGACGGTTCTGTGGCGTTCCGCGCACCCGCCCAAGAACCCCTGCTGTTCCAGCTTCTCGATGAAAACAACATGGCCGTGTTCAGCATGCGCAGCCAGGTCTACCTGCAGCCCGGCGAGGTCATCAGTTGTGCCGGATGCCACGAACCCCGGGGCTCCCTGCCCTATGGTGGCCGGCGCCTCGCCCCCGCCGAGGCAAAGGAGCTCCAGCCAACTGCCGGCCCGCGATACGCCGGGGGGTTCAGCTACGCTCGCTCAGTGCAGCCAGTGCTTGATCGCTACTGCATCCGCTGTCACGGGCTCAAGCGGACCGCGGGTAACCTCGACCTGCTGGGCACTCCGAAGGGCCAGTTCAGTCAGTCTTACGAGGCCCTGGTGACGCGGCCGGGCTGGGTCGCCCTCGCCCATCGCAACGAGCAGACCGACATCAGCAAGATCATGGACTATGGCTCGCACGCCGGAAAACTCGCGCGATTCCTGCTCAACGAGCACCACCGCAAGGCCCCAATCGACCCCGATAGCTTCACCCGCATCGCGGAGTGGCTGGACCTGAACGGCCAGTATTACGGCGACTACTCATTCACCAGACCGGAGCGCCGAAAGCCTTCCGAAGAGGGCGTGGCGGCCCTGCGCGAGCATGTGAGGAGCGCGTGTAATGAGTGCCACGAGGGGATGAGCGAGCAGCCGCTGGAGGCGCTGGTGAACGTGGCGATCCCCGAGGAAAGCCGGGTGCTCATGTCACCGCTCGCTGAGAGCGAGGGCGGCTGGGAGCAGTGCCGCGGCCTCACCTGGCTGAGCCGGGAGGACGCGAACTACGCGCTGATGAAGGCCAAGGTCCTGGGAGCAACCGGCCCGGCGGAGTAG
- a CDS encoding discoidin domain-containing protein, producing the protein MLATLTCLCLTCAAERIPLTPEQLEADWLLQERDLRPISTKDDALSALDGVKDGGWAFHTGLDNPPWWQVDLGEAVALDHALVFNRCDAAASRMDRIIVLLSDDGKDWRQVYQHNGPTFYGARGGPPLRVDLTGQTARYLRLTVPGQSFLHLDEVEVYPAADPERNIALWKEADQSSISQWSSRAVRPGEDAPVYLLERVLERGQRLAADLASAGLDTSRAAELLREIAAKAPNATGETRGDLWRLARHTVREMAFRNPLLNFESILFAKQVPGSFSHMSDQYYGWWSRPGGGLFILSGWKTDQPVERCLTSSFPEGSFMRPELSWDGKRILFAYCRYYPHVAGLPDKQNKENVPEDAFYHVYEMNVDGTGIRQLTRGRYDDFDARYLPSGDIVFLSTRRGQKTQTSAASAMATLNATLPDSYVRCGGDAYRPVAVYTLHLMDRDGGNIRPLSPFENFEWTPSIASDGRILYARWDYIDRNNMPYMGLWSMNPDGTNPRMVYGNFTHSPHCVFEARSIPGSHKLIFTASAHHAITGGSLVLLDPMQGFDGPEPLTRLTPEVCFPEIEGWPETYYTNPFPLSETYYLTAWSTQCVARQGTSGPNNSVGLYLFDAFGNLELINRDSEISCMYPIPLRPREMPQAIAGPVDWNGGEGRFVVLDVHEGLSDVPRGTVKALRVVAVPPKTQPNMNTPNLGVTADDPGKCVLGTVPVETDGSAFLRVPSGVSVFFQALDEHGQAIQTMRSVTCVQPGQTLSCVGCHEPRNSAPGVRRTAALGREPSRLRPGPEGSWPLRYEDLVQPVLDRRCIRCHNPQSKSEAAAAFDLCGAGSYQRMLRWGKPSLAEHVAQRYREGSSKVNAGAAQTSPILAMLREGHHGVQLEQDEWDRLITWMDTYGQRLGSFSPEQEQELRDLRVALADLLAE; encoded by the coding sequence TTGCTCGCGACACTCACGTGTCTGTGCCTGACCTGCGCTGCCGAACGCATTCCGCTGACGCCCGAGCAGCTTGAGGCGGACTGGCTGCTGCAGGAGCGCGACCTGCGACCCATCAGTACGAAGGATGACGCCCTGAGCGCCCTGGACGGTGTGAAAGACGGCGGCTGGGCCTTCCATACTGGCCTGGACAACCCACCCTGGTGGCAGGTGGACCTCGGCGAGGCTGTTGCGCTCGACCATGCGCTGGTTTTCAACCGTTGCGATGCAGCCGCCTCGCGCATGGACAGGATCATCGTCCTTCTCAGCGACGACGGCAAGGACTGGCGGCAGGTATACCAGCATAACGGGCCGACTTTCTACGGCGCACGCGGCGGTCCGCCTCTCAGGGTTGACCTGACCGGCCAGACCGCGCGGTACCTGCGGCTCACCGTGCCGGGACAATCCTTCCTGCACCTCGATGAGGTCGAAGTTTACCCCGCAGCCGACCCCGAGCGCAATATCGCCCTGTGGAAGGAGGCGGACCAAAGCAGCATCAGCCAGTGGTCCTCGCGGGCCGTACGCCCCGGAGAGGACGCACCGGTTTACCTGCTGGAGCGTGTCCTCGAACGCGGACAGAGACTGGCTGCCGACCTCGCGAGCGCCGGCTTGGACACGTCTCGTGCGGCTGAACTGCTGCGTGAAATCGCCGCAAAGGCGCCCAACGCCACAGGCGAAACCCGCGGGGACCTCTGGCGGCTCGCGCGGCACACCGTGCGCGAGATGGCTTTCCGCAATCCGCTGCTCAATTTCGAGAGCATTCTCTTCGCGAAGCAGGTTCCCGGCAGTTTCAGTCACATGTCTGACCAGTACTACGGCTGGTGGTCGCGCCCCGGCGGCGGCCTGTTCATCCTGAGCGGCTGGAAGACGGACCAGCCAGTCGAGCGTTGCCTGACTTCGAGCTTCCCCGAAGGCAGCTTCATGCGCCCTGAACTGTCCTGGGACGGCAAACGCATCCTGTTCGCCTATTGCCGTTACTACCCGCATGTCGCAGGGTTGCCGGACAAGCAGAATAAGGAGAACGTCCCCGAAGACGCCTTTTACCACGTGTACGAGATGAACGTGGACGGCACCGGGATACGACAGCTAACGCGCGGCCGGTACGATGACTTCGACGCCCGCTACCTGCCATCGGGCGACATCGTGTTCCTGTCCACCCGACGCGGGCAAAAAACACAGACCAGCGCCGCAAGCGCCATGGCGACTCTGAATGCGACGCTGCCGGACTCCTACGTGCGTTGCGGGGGCGACGCGTACCGACCGGTGGCTGTCTACACCCTGCATCTCATGGACCGCGATGGCGGCAATATACGGCCCCTGTCACCTTTCGAGAACTTCGAATGGACCCCATCAATCGCCTCCGACGGACGCATCCTGTATGCGCGTTGGGACTACATCGACCGCAATAACATGCCCTACATGGGCCTGTGGTCGATGAACCCCGACGGGACCAACCCGCGCATGGTCTATGGCAACTTCACCCACAGTCCCCATTGTGTGTTCGAAGCGCGGTCGATTCCGGGCTCACACAAGCTGATTTTCACCGCGTCGGCGCACCACGCGATCACAGGGGGCAGCCTGGTGCTGCTTGACCCAATGCAGGGCTTTGACGGTCCCGAACCGCTTACGCGTCTGACGCCGGAAGTGTGTTTCCCGGAGATCGAGGGCTGGCCCGAGACCTACTACACCAATCCGTTTCCTCTGTCGGAGACCTACTACCTGACCGCCTGGAGCACGCAATGCGTGGCGCGCCAGGGCACCAGCGGGCCCAATAACTCTGTGGGCCTGTACCTGTTCGACGCCTTTGGCAACCTGGAACTGATCAATCGCGACAGCGAGATCTCCTGCATGTACCCGATTCCATTGCGGCCCCGGGAGATGCCGCAGGCCATCGCCGGGCCGGTGGACTGGAACGGTGGCGAGGGGCGTTTCGTGGTGCTGGATGTGCATGAAGGTCTCAGCGATGTCCCGCGGGGAACGGTGAAAGCCCTGCGGGTGGTGGCGGTTCCGCCGAAAACACAGCCGAACATGAACACCCCCAATCTGGGGGTCACGGCAGACGATCCGGGGAAGTGCGTATTGGGCACGGTGCCCGTGGAGACCGATGGCTCGGCGTTCCTGCGGGTGCCATCCGGGGTCTCGGTGTTTTTTCAAGCCCTGGATGAGCACGGCCAGGCAATCCAGACCATGCGCAGCGTGACCTGCGTGCAGCCCGGCCAGACGTTGTCCTGCGTGGGTTGCCACGAACCCCGTAACTCGGCGCCGGGCGTGCGCAGAACCGCGGCGCTCGGTCGCGAACCGTCCAGACTCAGGCCCGGGCCCGAAGGCTCGTGGCCCCTTCGTTACGAGGACCTGGTGCAGCCTGTGCTGGACCGCAGGTGCATCCGCTGCCACAACCCGCAGAGCAAGAGCGAGGCTGCGGCGGCATTCGACCTCTGTGGCGCGGGCTCGTACCAGCGCATGTTGCGATGGGGCAAGCCCAGCCTGGCCGAGCACGTTGCGCAGCGGTACCGCGAGGGCAGCTCCAAAGTGAACGCAGGAGCCGCGCAGACCAGCCCAATACTGGCGATGCTGCGAGAAGGTCATCATGGGGTACAGCTGGAACAGGACGAGTGGGATCGTCTTATCACGTGGATGGACACATACGGCCAGCGGCTGGGGTCCTTCAGCCCGGAGCAGGAACAGGAGTTGCGAGACCTGCGCGTCGCTCTTGCCGACCTGCTGGCCGAATAG
- a CDS encoding SUMF1/EgtB/PvdO family nonheme iron enzyme codes for MKRVLTVLVVCWMYTVALVADDAPRGWPFDTAEAQRRQQECAGELGGEITRSLTLPGGGTLALVLVPAGQFLMGAPEGESLLDPDEVPRFVAEVPGPFWMSRCEITNAQYRLFRPDHSSGNIDTYWKDRVGPGPSLDADDQPVVRVSWHEAKAFCQWLGKQLGKTVRLPTEPEWEWACRAGTDSRFHCDPAELDKYANLADASLRSVKPWAVRDNERNDGVAVSASVGRYLPNAWGLCDMHGNVAEWCESLYQPYPLNATKESDATADPEAPRVVRGGSWDDRPRRIRSAFRLSYPPSQRVYNVGFRVILADPEPATLGR; via the coding sequence ATGAAGCGCGTTCTGACGGTCCTCGTCGTGTGCTGGATGTACACGGTGGCACTGGTCGCTGATGATGCGCCGAGGGGCTGGCCTTTCGACACTGCCGAGGCCCAGCGGCGACAGCAGGAATGCGCTGGGGAACTTGGCGGCGAGATCACCCGCTCGCTGACGCTGCCGGGCGGAGGCACACTTGCGCTTGTCCTGGTTCCGGCCGGACAGTTCCTGATGGGCGCGCCGGAAGGCGAGTCGCTGCTGGATCCAGACGAGGTTCCGCGCTTCGTCGCCGAGGTTCCCGGCCCGTTTTGGATGAGCCGGTGCGAGATTACGAATGCCCAGTACCGGCTGTTCAGGCCTGATCATTCCAGCGGCAACATTGACACATACTGGAAGGATCGCGTGGGGCCAGGTCCGTCACTTGACGCCGACGACCAGCCCGTTGTCCGCGTCTCCTGGCACGAAGCCAAAGCCTTCTGCCAATGGCTGGGGAAGCAACTGGGGAAGACGGTGCGCCTGCCGACCGAACCCGAGTGGGAGTGGGCCTGTCGCGCGGGAACCGACAGCCGGTTCCATTGCGACCCGGCAGAGCTTGACAAGTACGCGAACCTCGCAGATGCCAGCCTGCGCTCCGTCAAGCCGTGGGCAGTGCGTGACAACGAACGCAATGACGGAGTGGCGGTCTCAGCAAGTGTGGGCCGCTATCTGCCCAATGCCTGGGGTCTATGCGATATGCATGGGAACGTGGCGGAGTGGTGCGAGAGTCTGTATCAACCGTACCCGCTGAACGCGACAAAGGAGTCCGATGCGACCGCTGACCCCGAAGCTCCCCGCGTCGTTCGCGGCGGGTCGTGGGATGATCGCCCGCGCCGCATACGCTCTGCATTCCGGCTGAGCTACCCGCCGTCGCAGAGGGTTTACAACGTGGGGTTCCGGGTCATTCTTGCCGATCCAGAACCTGCAACGTTGGGCCGGTAG